A single genomic interval of Musa acuminata AAA Group cultivar baxijiao chromosome BXJ3-4, Cavendish_Baxijiao_AAA, whole genome shotgun sequence harbors:
- the LOC103983410 gene encoding receptor-like protein EIX2 → MATDNVYVLFYLLAFLCIQPNVCDGALTSGCIPAERSALLEFKRGLKDPTNRLSSWVGEDCCKWEGVTCSNHTGHVVKLDLHNPHPFSDFGDEPYNNWTLGGELRPSLLGLKHLKYLDLSMNDFGGINIPEFMGSFHQLQYLNLSRAGLGGLLPHQLGNLSNLQYLDLYNDLDPNFVVPVREFSIGDALWISHLSSLKHLNLKSVKFQNGTHWLEALNMLPSILEIYLPLCEIGSVPFSLPHVNFTSLSVLDLSDNLIDSTIPSWLSNISGLEHLDLSENDLQGNIPPTFGNLASLKELNLAFNPLQGGIPTSFKNLCKLQNLILPGINISQDLLGLDESFSGCVKMSLESLDLSGTNISGQLPEWLFQLRKLKVLNLGWNLISGPIPLSLGQLASLQELFLGQNQLNETIPESVGWLSQLVSLDLGYNNLEGVISEAHFGNLTELKDLTLSSNSLALKVKSNWIPPFQLESLRMDSCKQGPEFPAWLQSQINIFEIDMSNAGIIDAMPNWFWSLISTAEYVSVSGNQISGHVPNLLHLNNLGWLDLSSNYFEGPLPYFPPRMYFLDLSNNSFSGTISLDIMNMPYLLYLSLSENNLSGEIPFSICQLQALQVLDLSKNTLSGVLPNCWNNSLSIIIIDFSSNNISGVIPESICSIVSLQSLDLNNNSLYEELPLSLKDCTKLVILDAGHNDLKGEIPTWIGESLTSLRFLNLRSNMLVGDIPPNLSRLSSLQFLDLADNELSGIIPRSFGNFTAMKVIGKFLSWTAGQIGYKEHMFITTKGNTYSYDESVSFMNILDLSDNNLFGEVLEELVSLSGLFSLNLSGNHFTGEIIENISKLQQLESLDLSRNNFSGTIPSGLAALTYLAHLNLSYNNLSGEIPLGNQLLTFTDPSIYIGNPGLCGFPLNQSCKDSETTQGQNNADDRDENEMIWLYTSMAPGFVVGFWAVWGTLILNKNWNLYYFRFIDNMLDKVYMFTLLKVSRIRKRCCSQQE, encoded by the coding sequence ATGGCTACAGACAATGTCTACGTTCTCTTCTACTTATTGGCCTTCCTATGCATTCAACCCAACGTCTGCGACGGAGCTCTAACCTCGGGCTGCATCCCTGCCGAAAGAAGTGCTCTACTTGAGTTCAAACGAGGCCTGAAAGATCCTACCAACAGGCTGTCCTCTTGGGTGGGTGAAGACTGCTGCAAATGGGAGGGTGTGACGTGCAGCAATCATACTGGGCATGTCGTCAAGCTGGACCTCCACAATCCGCATCCTTTCTCTGATTTTGGTGACGAGCCATACAACAACTGGACCTTAGGAGGTGAGTTGAGGCCTTCTTTACTTGGTCTGAAACACCTGAAGTACCTGGACCTAAGCATGAACGATTTTGGAGGCATTAATATTCCAGAATTCATGGGGTCATTCCATCAACTCCAATATCTTAACCTCTCCAGAGCTGGATTGGGTGGACTCCTGCCTCACCAGCTGGGAAATCTCTCCAATCTGCAGTATCTAGACTTATACAATGACTTGGATCCCAATTTTGTGGTTCCGGTCCGTGAATTTAGCATTGGTGATGCACTCTGGATTTCTCACCTTTCTTCTCTAAAGCATCTCAACCTGAAGAGTGTTAAGTTTCAAAATGGTACTCACTGGCTGGAAGCTCTGAACATGCTTCCTTCTATTCTGGAGATATACTTACCTCTCTGTGAAATTGGAAGTGTTCCCTTTTCTCTTCCACATGTGAACTTTACATCACTGTCTGTTCTTGATTTGTCGGATAATCTCATTGACTCTACGATACCCTCTTGGTTATCCAACATAAGTGGCCTTGAGCACCTTGATCTCAGTGAGAACGACCTTCAGGGTAATATTCCACCGACCTTTGGTAACTTGGCTTCCCTCAAGGAACTTAATTTAGCTTTCAATCCTCTTCAAGGAGGAATACCCACTTCCTTCAAAAATCTGTGCAAGTTGCAGAATTTAATATTGCCAGGCATCAATATCAGCCAAGATTTGTTAGGACTCGATGAAAGTTTTTCTGGTTGCGTCAAGATGAGCTTAGAGAGTCTGGACTTATCCGGCACGAATATTAGTGGGCAGTTGCCTGAATGGTTATTCCAACTCAGGAAGCTTAAAGTACTCAATTTGGGGTGGAATCTGATTTCTGGTCCTATTCCTTTGTCACTTGGacaactagcatcactccaaGAGCTCTTTCTTGGTCAAAATCAATTGAACGAAACAATACCAGAAAGCGTGGGGTGGCTGTCTCAACTAGTTTCTTTGGACCTTGGGTACAACAATTTGGAGGGTGTAATCTCTGAGGCGCATTTTGGAAACCTCACGgaattgaaagacttaactttgtCGTCCAACTCCTTGGCTCTGAAGGTCAAGAGCAATTGGATTCCTCCCTTCCAGCTAGAATCCCTTCGGATGGACTCTTGCAAACAGGGTCCTGAGTTCCCTGCATGGCTCCAGTCGCAAATAAATATTTTCGAAATTGATATGTCTAATGCTGGTATTATTGATGCTATGCCAAACTGGTTTTGGAGCTTAATTTCCACAGCAGAGTACGTGAGTGTCTCCGGCAATCAGATCAGTGGCCACGTACCCAATTTATTGCATTTAAATAATCTCGGCTGGTTGGATTTAAGCTCAAACTACTTCGAGGGTCCTCTTCCATATTTTCCTCCTAGAATGTATTTTTTAGATTTGTCAAATAATTCATTCTCGGGAACAATTTCACTTGACATCATGAATATGCCTTACCTCTTATATTTATCGCTTTCAGAAAACAATTTAAGTGGTGAAATTCCCTTCTCTATATGCCAACTACAGGCCTTACAGGTTCTTGATCTTTCAAAAAATACGTTATCAGGAGTGCTCCCCAATTGTTGGAATAATTCTTTAAGTATTataattatagatttttcaaGCAACAACATATCTGGAGTTATTCCTGAGTCAATATGTTCCATAGTATCACTTCAGTCGTTGGACTTGAACAATAATAGTCTATACGAAGAGTTGCCCCTGTCCTTGAAAGATTGTACGAAATTAGTCATTCTTGATGCTggacataatgatttgaaaggtGAAATTCCAACTTGGATTGGCGAAAGTTTAACTAGTCTGAGGTTCCTCAATCTACGATCAAATATGTTGGTCGGAGATATTCCTCCAAATCTTTCAAGATTGAGTTCTCTCCAATTTCTCGACCTTGCAGATAATGAGCTATCGGGAATTATTCCAAGGAGCTTTGGAAATTTTACTGCCATGAAAGTTATTGGAAAGTTTTTAAGTTGGACCGCAGGTCAAATTGGATATAAGGAGCATATGTTTATTACAACTAAAGGAAACACTTACTCCTACGATGAGTCAGTTTCGTTTATGAATATTTTGGACCTCTCGGATAATAACTTATTTGGAGAAGTACTCGAAGAACTCGTAAGTCTTTCTGGCTTATTCAGTTTAAATTTATCTGGAAATCATTTCACTGGAGAAATCATCGAAAATATAAGTAAATTACAACAGTTGGAGTCCCTTGACTTGTCGAGGAACAACTTTTCCGGCACAATTCCTTCTGGCCTCGCTGCCCTGACTTATTTGGCTCACTTGAACCTCTCATACAACAACTTGTCAGGGGAAATTCCTCTTGGTAATCAACTTCTGACCTTCACTGATCCATCTATCTATATTGGCAATCCTGGTCTTTGTGGGTTTCCTCTGAATCAAAGTTGCAAAGACAGTGAgacaacacaaggtcaaaataatGCAGATGATAGAGATGAGAATGAGATGATATGGTTGTACACGAGCATGGCACCAGGATTTGTTGTTGGTTTCTGGGCAgtctggggtaccttaatacttaacaagaattggaatcttTACTACTTTCGTTTTATAGACAACATGCTTGACAAAGTATATATGTTTACCTTACTGAAAGTTTCTAGGATCAGAAAACGTTGTTGTTCCCAGCAAGAATGA
- the LOC103982674 gene encoding probable phospholipid hydroperoxide glutathione peroxidase: MSSSKPAGSIHDFTVKDARGNDVDLSIYKGKVLLIVNVASQCGLTNSNYKELTQLYEKYKDKDFEILAFPCNQFAGQEPGSNEEIVEFACTRFKAEYPIFDKVDVNGQNATPIYKFLKSSKGGIFGDGIKWNFTKFLVDKDGRVVDRYAPTTSPLSIEKDIKKLLGLS, translated from the exons ATGTCTTCCTCCAAGCCCGCCGGATCCATCCATGACTTCACCGTCAAG GATGCCAGGGGAAATGATGTGGATCTTAGCATTTACAAAGGGAAGGTCTTGCTGATTGTCAATGTTGCATCTCAATG TGGGCTGACTAACTCAAACTACAAGGAACTGACTCAGCTATATGAGAAGTACAAGGACAAAG ATTTTGAGATTCTGGCTTTTCCATGCAACCAATTTGCTGGGCAAGAACCAGGAAGCAATGAGGAGATTGTTGAGTTTGCTTGCACTCGTTTCAAAGCTGAATATCCGATATTTGACAAG GTCGATGTGAATGGTCAAAATGCCACACCCATATATAAGTTCTTGAAGTCGAGCAAAGGTGGCATTTTTGGGGATGGCATCAAGTGGAACTTCACCAAGTTCTTGGTGGACAAGGATGGCCGCGTGGTAGATCGCTATGCCCCAACCACATCCCCTCTGAGCATCGAG AAGGATATCAAGAAGCTTTTGGGGCTTTCATAA
- the LOC135634983 gene encoding tubulin beta-7 chain-like — protein MREILHVQAGQCGNQIGGKFWEVVSDEHGIDPKGDYVGDSRLQLERVNVYYNEASGGRYVPRAVLMDLEPGTMDALRTGPYGQLFRPDNFVFGQNGAGNNWAKGHYTEGAELIDAVLDVVRKEAENCDCLQGFQVCHSLGGGTGSGMGTLLISKIREEYPDRMMLTFSVFPSPKVSDTVVEPYNATLSVHQLVENADECMVLDNEALYDICFRTLKLTNPSFGDLNHLISTTMSGVTCCLRFPGQLNSDLRKLAVNLIPFPRLHFFMVGFTPLTSRGSQQYRALTIPELTQQMWDAKNMMCAADPRHGRYLTASAMFRGKMSTKEVDEQMIAVQNKNTSYFVEWIPNNVKSSVCDIPPTGLSMSATFMGNSTSIQEMFKRVSEQFTVMFRRKAFLHWYTGEGMDEMEFTEAESNMNDLVSEYQQYQDAMADDEEEEEEYGDEAEEN, from the exons ATGAGGGAGATCCTGCACGTCCAAGCCGGCCAATGCGGGAACCAGATAGGCGGCAAGTTCTGGGAGGTGGTGTCCGACGAGCACGGCATCGACCCCAAGGGTGACTACGTGGGCGACTCCCGCCTGCAGCTGGAGCGGGTGAACGTGTACTACAACGAGGCCAGCGGCGGCAGGTACGTGCCGCGGGCAGTGCTCATGGATCTGGAGCCGGGAACCATGGACGCGCTGCGCACCGGGCCTTACGGCCAGCTCTTCCGCCCCGACAACTTCGTCTTCGGCCAGAATGGGGCCGGCAACAACTGGGCCAAGGGGCACTATACCGAGGGCGCCGAGCTCATCGACGCGGTCCTTGACGTGGTCCGTAAGGAGGCCGAGAACTGCGACTGCCTCCAAG GGTTTCAGGTTTGCCACTCGCTGGGAGGAGGGACGGGGTCGGGGATGGGGACGCTGCTGATATCCAAGATCCGGGAGGAGTACCCGGACCGGATGATGCTTACGTTCTCAGTGTTCCCGTCGCCCAAGGTGTCGGACACGGTTGTGGAGCCGTACAACGCGACGCTGTCGGTGCATCAGCTGGTGGAGAACGCCGACGAATGCATGGTGCTCGACAACGAGGCTCTGTATGACATCTGCTTCCGGACGCTCAAGCTCACCAACCCCAGCT TTGGGGACCTGAATCacctcatctccaccaccatgagcGGGGTGACGTGCTGCCTCCGCTTCCCGGGGCAGCTCAACTCCGATCTGCGTAAGCTGGCCGTCAACCTCATCCCCTTCCCCCGCCTGCACTTCTTCATGGTGGGCTTCACGCCGCTGACGTCGCGCGGGTCGCAGCAGTACCGGGCGCTCACCATCCCGGAGCTCACCCAGCAGATGTGGGATGCCAAGAACATGATGTGCGCCGCCGACCCACGCCACGGCCGCTACCTCACCGCCTCCGCCATGTTCCGCGGCAAGATGAGCACCAAGGAGGTGGACGAGCAGATGATCGCGGTGCAGAACAAGAACACCTCCTACTTCGTGGAGTGGATCCCCAACAACGTCAAGTCCAGCGTGTGCGACATCCCTCCCACCGGCCTCTCCATGTCCGCCACCTTCATGGGCAACTCCACCTCCATCCAGGAAATGTTCAAGCGCGTGTCGGAGCAATTCACCGTCATGTTTCGCCGCAAGGCTTTCCTGCACTGGTACACCGGGGAAGGCATGGACGAGATGGAGTTCACCGAGGCCGAGAGCAACATGAACGACCTCGTGTCCGAGTACCAGCAGTACCAGGACGCCATGGCcgacgatgaggaggaggaggaagagtacGGCGACGAGGCCGAGGAGAATTAG